A region of Jonquetella anthropi DSM 22815 DNA encodes the following proteins:
- the murJ gene encoding murein biosynthesis integral membrane protein MurJ: protein MTGSRPNKTAASFNSNNAKIGGDSNYCRSEEHVWIAIIKQLRRIFELMRRFFRSFWNSLMGRQTARGAALVSITFTGLGKVLGYGRTLLIAWLFGASGGVDAFYVALGILSLLVTTASTVLTSTLLPVMANASPEVGRAFFVRIWRIFMGGTIVLLLGISLFPGSVVEFFARNFDPQRMHQAAIMLLWMIPWTVGMIHQSFLTVWSNLQGRYSVVSSILNIWNVVAIAFMWGAGKYWGEVAIAQAYSLSIVLVTILMWFVLADMPMSAQQGSIPKGLRRQFWTEVLICLGIVGSSGLFQVVDRYFGSALPEGNIAALGYASVVYTLPIQVLGPIFYVFLVKSSKAKTLTESQGQLQSALLLIWGYLFPCGCVLAVASKPVVSILFGHGAFGADAIALTAKCISMASPIIPFAAWQGLLFRYAQAQHRLMLIMVISYVGVVLNGFLDWLFLPFWGAPGLCLATSLVWGAVSLSYLLILSRELLVPVIKQVSFSSCIVLAIATGFSLIGTLASPFPYLLFAGTVTVAYFFLGDCLGMFPFLPSQWRPLALIKFGLLRGKQ from the coding sequence TTGACGGGGAGCAGACCAAACAAGACCGCTGCCTCTTTTAACTCAAATAATGCTAAAATAGGCGGCGACTCAAATTATTGCCGCTCGGAGGAACACGTATGGATTGCCATCATAAAGCAACTGAGGAGGATCTTTGAGCTTATGAGGCGCTTCTTTCGCTCGTTTTGGAACAGTCTGATGGGACGCCAGACAGCCCGAGGCGCGGCTCTCGTTTCTATAACTTTTACTGGCCTAGGGAAGGTCCTAGGGTACGGCAGAACGCTGCTCATCGCGTGGCTGTTTGGCGCGTCCGGCGGCGTCGATGCGTTTTATGTCGCGCTGGGTATCCTCTCGTTACTCGTGACGACTGCATCGACGGTTCTGACGTCGACATTGCTTCCTGTGATGGCCAACGCCTCACCTGAGGTCGGTCGGGCATTTTTTGTCCGAATTTGGCGGATCTTCATGGGGGGGACGATCGTCCTACTTCTGGGAATTTCCCTCTTTCCGGGATCGGTTGTCGAATTTTTTGCGCGCAATTTTGACCCTCAGCGGATGCACCAAGCGGCAATCATGCTCCTATGGATGATTCCTTGGACAGTCGGAATGATTCACCAGAGCTTTCTAACAGTCTGGAGCAACCTTCAGGGGAGGTATAGCGTCGTCAGTTCCATTCTGAACATTTGGAACGTTGTTGCCATTGCATTCATGTGGGGGGCTGGAAAATATTGGGGTGAAGTGGCGATTGCCCAAGCGTACAGCCTCTCAATCGTTTTGGTGACGATTTTAATGTGGTTTGTTTTGGCCGACATGCCGATGTCAGCTCAACAAGGCAGTATTCCAAAGGGACTTCGAAGGCAATTTTGGACTGAAGTTCTCATTTGTCTTGGGATTGTGGGCTCAAGCGGACTTTTTCAAGTGGTGGACAGGTATTTTGGGTCTGCGTTGCCTGAAGGCAATATTGCCGCGTTGGGGTATGCGTCAGTAGTCTACACGTTACCGATTCAAGTGCTGGGACCTATTTTTTATGTTTTTCTTGTTAAGTCCAGCAAAGCAAAAACGCTGACAGAGAGTCAAGGTCAGCTTCAGTCGGCTCTGTTGCTTATTTGGGGGTATTTGTTCCCTTGTGGCTGCGTTCTCGCTGTGGCGTCAAAGCCAGTAGTCAGCATATTGTTTGGGCATGGAGCCTTTGGAGCGGACGCAATTGCCCTCACTGCAAAATGTATATCCATGGCTTCCCCGATCATCCCGTTTGCAGCCTGGCAAGGCTTATTATTTCGATATGCACAAGCGCAACACCGTCTGATGTTGATTATGGTTATCAGCTACGTTGGAGTTGTTTTGAACGGCTTTCTCGACTGGCTGTTTCTCCCGTTTTGGGGGGCCCCGGGACTTTGCTTGGCGACATCTCTTGTATGGGGCGCTGTCAGTCTGTCGTATTTACTTATCTTATCGCGGGAGCTTCTAGTTCCAGTAATAAAGCAAGTTTCTTTTTCATCGTGCATTGTACTTGCCATTGCAACGGGATTTTCTCTGATTGGAACTCTTGCTAGCCCATTTCCCTATCTGCTTTTTGCGGGCACTGTAACAGTGGCATACTTTTTCCTTGGTGATTGTTTGGGAATGTTTCCATTTTTGCCAAGTCAGTGGCGTCCTCTTGCACTCATAAAATTTGGGCTTTTGCGTGGGAAGCAGTGA
- a CDS encoding D-glucuronyl C5-epimerase, which produces MKKFLRRFFFALGISLVLSICLMGKFVEQFPNFTTHLMNVIRTGNIKNYSGFCFDKNGVPMMLFRRGNKGGTYVYNPVYITMHAFRYYDIWKNKEDYSYFLKYYDIPLTEGISRGEAEKRFMNATKWLLDNIVERQGPDGRIFGVWLYNFGLDADDISVPWISAMAQGIGMEALLLRWQITGEEKYFAAAQKILRSFRIAHDEGGATYKESDSSWWYAEYPRTPSELPSRYTLNGMEHVLISLFKYKELTGSKTAGFLINKGIESLKKHISEFHAPWGSYYDLVGHIANYKYQNINAELTNRLATLLSDKELSGHYRMFLSEQSPYFIRQFILQRPSFYDVGVLLILAFSMTAMIAGILYVCDFRKKYGKLFYEVCGHVFFLVFFNILLKRALSGELKVYVLSPRTPGVAMLLFTNIAAFCMLLFSLPKYLKRPSDAVRTGLVYFCLLPSMLLCPYVVSKDVATYMLAVFIIAGFILTGVAGHADDTTHMESRESLDMEGEKTVIVYKIISIALGLYILIFAPDYLFRYISFTKMYSIRHELKILSSRAPFWGYAVSWLTVFSMGLFAYALAYRRRVWLFLALVLGYASFSVQATKSSLAGFLLIAFIFFVYSMRLKVAVFSWSFGALLALAQFKLQGFVKLYFLVLRVFATPGIISSYYFDFSMQSRPIFFTGNLLKFLGCYPYERELSFVLAKKYLSRPDTNLVGNFIANAQVDLRFLGILCMLGVVCAILKLFDRIAAERGEKWKFFVLLSIAPSSYFMSNTSLPTALLTFGVGVQLFLLYMMTKYRGGSNIFKMLSGEKR; this is translated from the coding sequence ATGAAAAAGTTTCTACGGAGGTTTTTTTTTGCATTAGGAATATCGCTAGTACTGTCCATATGCTTGATGGGTAAATTTGTGGAACAATTCCCTAACTTTACAACTCACCTGATGAATGTAATTAGAACGGGAAATATAAAGAATTACAGCGGGTTTTGTTTTGACAAAAATGGTGTTCCGATGATGCTTTTTCGTCGAGGAAATAAAGGTGGAACTTACGTATACAACCCGGTATATATTACAATGCATGCCTTTCGATATTATGACATATGGAAAAATAAAGAAGATTATTCATATTTTTTAAAATATTATGACATCCCGTTGACAGAGGGAATATCACGGGGTGAAGCTGAAAAAAGGTTTATGAACGCCACAAAATGGCTTTTAGATAATATAGTTGAACGTCAAGGTCCTGATGGCAGAATATTTGGTGTTTGGTTGTATAACTTTGGTCTTGACGCTGATGACATTTCTGTGCCGTGGATATCAGCTATGGCTCAAGGAATAGGCATGGAAGCTCTTCTGTTACGCTGGCAGATAACAGGTGAGGAAAAATATTTTGCTGCGGCTCAAAAAATTCTGCGATCATTTCGCATAGCTCATGATGAAGGGGGAGCGACGTATAAAGAAAGTGACTCTTCTTGGTGGTATGCGGAGTATCCTAGAACTCCTTCAGAGCTTCCATCTAGGTACACGCTCAACGGGATGGAACATGTGTTAATTTCCCTCTTCAAATATAAGGAACTTACAGGGTCAAAAACCGCAGGATTTCTGATAAACAAAGGAATTGAGTCTCTTAAAAAACACATAAGCGAGTTTCATGCTCCTTGGGGTTCATATTATGACCTTGTAGGACATATAGCAAATTATAAGTATCAAAATATTAATGCTGAGTTGACTAATCGCTTGGCTACGTTGCTTTCTGATAAGGAACTATCAGGACACTACAGGATGTTTTTGTCAGAACAGTCTCCATATTTTATTCGTCAATTTATTCTGCAAAGACCGAGTTTTTATGACGTTGGAGTTTTACTTATTTTGGCTTTTAGTATGACGGCAATGATCGCAGGAATACTTTACGTTTGTGATTTTAGAAAAAAATATGGAAAGTTATTTTATGAAGTTTGCGGGCATGTTTTCTTTCTGGTGTTCTTTAACATTTTATTAAAAAGGGCCCTATCGGGAGAGCTAAAAGTATACGTGTTATCGCCGCGTACCCCAGGTGTAGCGATGCTCTTGTTCACTAATATAGCGGCTTTCTGTATGTTGCTATTTTCTCTGCCTAAGTATCTGAAGCGCCCGTCCGATGCTGTTAGAACAGGATTGGTTTACTTTTGTTTATTACCTTCAATGCTGCTGTGTCCATATGTCGTTTCTAAGGACGTAGCTACATACATGTTAGCGGTTTTCATAATAGCTGGATTTATATTAACTGGTGTGGCGGGACATGCCGACGATACCACTCACATGGAGAGTCGAGAGAGTCTGGATATGGAAGGGGAGAAGACTGTAATAGTTTATAAAATAATTTCTATAGCGTTGGGGCTTTATATTTTAATTTTCGCGCCAGACTATTTGTTTCGATATATCTCTTTTACGAAAATGTATTCTATACGGCATGAATTAAAAATATTGTCTTCGAGAGCGCCATTTTGGGGATATGCTGTATCTTGGTTAACAGTTTTTTCAATGGGACTTTTTGCATACGCATTGGCATATAGAAGACGAGTGTGGCTTTTTTTAGCTCTCGTTTTGGGGTACGCATCGTTTTCGGTCCAAGCTACAAAGAGCTCTCTTGCGGGGTTTTTATTAATTGCATTTATATTTTTTGTTTATTCAATGCGGTTAAAGGTAGCGGTTTTCTCGTGGAGTTTTGGTGCTCTTTTAGCTTTAGCTCAGTTTAAGTTGCAGGGGTTTGTGAAGTTATATTTTTTAGTATTACGCGTTTTTGCAACACCAGGAATTATTTCAAGCTATTATTTTGACTTTTCTATGCAAAGTCGACCGATCTTCTTCACTGGAAATCTTTTAAAGTTTTTGGGATGTTATCCCTACGAAAGAGAACTGTCTTTTGTACTGGCCAAAAAATATCTGTCCCGCCCGGATACGAATTTAGTTGGAAATTTTATTGCCAATGCGCAAGTGGACTTGCGGTTTCTCGGCATTCTCTGTATGCTCGGCGTAGTGTGCGCTATTTTGAAGCTATTTGATAGGATAGCTGCTGAAAGAGGAGAGAAGTGGAAGTTCTTTGTTCTTTTGTCAATTGCACCCAGCTCATATTTTATGTCAAATACAAGCTTGCCTACGGCTCTATTGACTTTTGGAGTAGGCGTGCAGTTGTTTTTACTCTATATGATGACAAAATACAGAGGGGGTTCTAATATTTTTAAGATGCTCTCAGGGGAAAAGCGTTAG
- a CDS encoding glycosyltransferase, producing the protein MDNQHTPIVHLTIVHSRYDVRVFTKECSSLANEMAPVTLIVNDGKGDESKNGVIIRDLNFPRVRRFLNPFVTFFPAFKIIRKIHPVIVHFHDPELIPLGCLLALFGYRIIYDVHENVPEQILTKHWLPVWLRRPLSLCATAIEWLTRFFGFRYVIVLPSQTLRFPEQRCTLVQNYPILQLFKPAPSLDAVKEKGSYFIYTGAITEIRAIREIIAAFKLTPPKFPSFLLAGTFEHESLKKEITSTSTWETKVNYIGQVPQEKIARLVPHALAGLQVILPLPNHLRSNPNKLFEYMACGIPVIASNFPCYRAIIDENSCGLLVDPTDPRAIAKALHWIVDHPQEARSMGHNGCQAAKMKYNWDIESRKLIELYRQLLKREPK; encoded by the coding sequence ATGGATAACCAACACACACCTATAGTCCACTTGACCATTGTTCATTCTCGGTACGACGTAAGAGTATTCACAAAAGAGTGCTCTTCCTTAGCTAACGAAATGGCTCCTGTTACGTTAATCGTCAACGATGGGAAAGGTGACGAATCTAAAAACGGCGTTATCATTAGAGATTTAAATTTTCCAAGAGTTCGACGTTTTCTTAACCCTTTTGTTACTTTCTTCCCCGCTTTTAAGATCATACGAAAAATTCATCCTGTAATCGTTCACTTTCATGACCCCGAGCTCATTCCTCTTGGTTGTCTTTTAGCCTTATTCGGATATAGAATCATATACGATGTCCACGAAAACGTACCCGAGCAAATATTGACAAAACATTGGCTTCCCGTTTGGCTTAGACGACCGTTATCGTTGTGTGCAACTGCTATTGAGTGGCTCACTCGTTTCTTTGGTTTCCGTTACGTTATTGTTTTACCAAGCCAAACGCTTCGTTTTCCTGAACAACGCTGTACTTTAGTACAAAATTACCCCATACTACAGCTCTTTAAGCCAGCCCCTTCTCTTGACGCAGTAAAAGAAAAAGGATCCTATTTCATTTATACTGGTGCCATAACTGAGATCAGGGCTATTCGCGAGATTATTGCTGCATTTAAACTGACACCGCCTAAATTCCCTTCATTTTTACTGGCTGGCACATTTGAACACGAATCTTTAAAAAAAGAAATAACCTCAACATCAACATGGGAAACGAAAGTTAACTACATTGGACAAGTCCCCCAAGAAAAGATTGCTCGACTTGTGCCCCACGCACTGGCAGGACTTCAAGTAATTTTACCATTACCTAATCATTTAAGATCAAACCCCAATAAGCTCTTTGAGTATATGGCATGTGGAATCCCCGTTATTGCCTCCAATTTTCCGTGTTACCGAGCTATTATTGATGAAAATTCCTGCGGTCTTCTCGTCGATCCCACAGACCCACGTGCTATAGCCAAAGCGCTGCACTGGATAGTGGATCACCCGCAGGAAGCTAGAAGCATGGGGCATAATGGCTGTCAAGCAGCGAAAATGAAATACAACTGGGACATTGAGTCACGAAAGCTTATAGAGCTTTACCGCCAACTCTTGAAAAGAGAACCTAAATAA
- the wecB gene encoding non-hydrolyzing UDP-N-acetylglucosamine 2-epimerase: MKVVSLIGARPQFIKEAALSNAVRQATPWEHIVVHSGQHYDADMSDVFFQELGIIQPQYFLHVGSGSHAAMTAAAMIAFEKVVLKEKPDIVLIYGDTNTTLAGALVAAKLKIPIAHIEAGLRQDITGMPEEINRQLCDRISSWLFCCSQLGVENLLHEGQSSGVVLAGDIMYDLFVKMKPRFRSTEQHSLGLADNRYAVITLHRDFNVDSPHKLRSILKGIDSLCARLSITPVLPIHPRTLKRIDEFNLKDLIDHWQLTQPLGYLELMGLIQNCFCVISDSGGLQKEAYYLGKRCGVMMENTSWKELTDIGWNILLDFSTSSSEQYAEAFSQSVSYVPDIYGTGNAAQIIIKTLTGVRNG; the protein is encoded by the coding sequence ATGAAAGTTGTATCGCTCATTGGCGCTCGTCCCCAATTCATCAAAGAAGCAGCCCTCAGCAACGCTGTGCGGCAGGCAACTCCATGGGAGCATATTGTCGTTCACTCCGGTCAGCACTATGACGCTGACATGTCGGATGTTTTCTTTCAAGAGTTAGGTATTATTCAACCACAGTACTTCCTGCATGTCGGCTCAGGCAGTCATGCAGCAATGACCGCTGCGGCAATGATCGCATTTGAAAAAGTCGTTCTCAAAGAAAAACCTGACATCGTGCTAATTTACGGGGACACAAATACGACACTTGCCGGCGCTCTTGTTGCAGCGAAACTCAAAATACCGATTGCACATATTGAAGCAGGTCTACGTCAAGATATTACAGGAATGCCGGAAGAGATCAATCGACAACTCTGCGATAGAATCTCTTCTTGGTTATTTTGCTGCTCCCAGCTTGGCGTTGAGAATCTTCTTCATGAAGGGCAGTCCTCCGGCGTTGTCCTAGCCGGTGATATCATGTACGATCTTTTCGTTAAAATGAAACCGCGCTTCCGTTCAACAGAACAGCATTCTCTTGGACTTGCTGATAACAGGTATGCTGTTATTACCCTTCATCGGGATTTTAACGTTGATTCGCCCCATAAACTTCGTTCTATTCTGAAAGGAATTGACTCTTTGTGCGCTAGGCTTTCCATAACTCCTGTTTTGCCGATCCATCCTAGGACACTAAAGCGAATTGATGAATTCAACTTAAAGGATCTTATTGATCATTGGCAACTGACTCAACCGCTAGGGTACCTTGAATTGATGGGACTTATTCAAAATTGCTTCTGCGTAATTTCAGACAGCGGCGGATTACAGAAAGAAGCATATTACTTAGGGAAACGCTGCGGCGTCATGATGGAAAACACAAGCTGGAAGGAATTGACCGATATAGGATGGAATATTCTGCTTGATTTTTCGACCTCAAGCTCAGAACAATATGCGGAAGCTTTTTCCCAGTCGGTTTCTTATGTGCCTGATATTTATGGTACAGGAAATGCCGCACAAATCATCATTAAGACTTTAACCGGAGTACGTAATGGATAA
- a CDS encoding glycosyltransferase family 4 protein, giving the protein MNILLINHYAGSPQLGMEYRPWYLAKEWVKQGHSVTIVAASFSHLRMCQPKVTRACTTSTEEGIRIVWLKTPAYTGNGVRRIANMLSFILQLYRFLPRIAKERHLNAVIASSTYPLDAYPAHWIAKKTGAQFVFELHDLWPMSPMLLGNYKPTHPFIRIMQRAENYWCRNADKVISLLSEASPHLQQHGLDPTKFFCVPNGIMPEEWANTDNILPNEYQKVLDTLHSANKFCVGYAGGHAKSNALESLLAAAQILQQKNKAVHFILLGDGTEKAHLQHMAKDFNLNNTTFLPPLPKLNVPCFLKQMDVLFAGGDRRCAPLYSSGLALNKLFDYMMASKPIILAFGDIPNIVKNSRCGYSAQYEEPESISNAILKLWDTPPEMRQIMGERGKTYVLNHHAYPILAQRFIDILQKTL; this is encoded by the coding sequence TTGAATATTTTGTTGATTAACCACTACGCAGGTTCGCCCCAACTCGGCATGGAATATAGACCGTGGTACTTGGCAAAGGAATGGGTAAAACAAGGGCACAGCGTAACCATTGTAGCAGCATCATTTTCCCATCTAAGAATGTGCCAACCTAAAGTTACTCGTGCCTGTACGACTTCCACAGAAGAAGGGATCCGTATTGTTTGGCTCAAAACCCCTGCATATACAGGCAACGGGGTGAGACGAATCGCTAATATGCTGTCTTTCATTTTGCAGTTATACCGTTTTTTGCCGAGAATCGCAAAAGAACGTCATCTCAATGCTGTTATTGCTTCATCGACATACCCCTTGGACGCCTATCCTGCTCATTGGATTGCCAAAAAAACGGGAGCGCAGTTCGTTTTCGAGCTTCACGACTTGTGGCCCATGAGTCCCATGCTTCTCGGAAATTACAAACCGACTCACCCGTTTATCCGCATTATGCAGCGAGCTGAAAATTACTGGTGCCGCAATGCGGACAAAGTGATTTCACTTCTGTCCGAAGCGTCACCTCATCTTCAACAACACGGCCTAGATCCGACCAAGTTCTTCTGTGTTCCCAACGGAATTATGCCTGAAGAGTGGGCTAATACTGATAACATATTACCAAATGAATATCAAAAAGTTTTAGATACGCTACACAGTGCCAATAAATTTTGCGTGGGCTATGCAGGAGGACATGCAAAGTCCAATGCTCTTGAGTCTCTTCTTGCAGCTGCACAGATTTTACAACAAAAAAACAAAGCCGTTCATTTCATTCTCCTCGGAGACGGAACAGAAAAAGCACATCTTCAGCATATGGCAAAAGACTTTAATTTAAACAACACTACTTTTTTACCGCCACTCCCCAAGCTTAACGTTCCTTGCTTTTTAAAACAAATGGATGTTCTGTTTGCTGGGGGTGATCGTAGGTGTGCTCCTTTATATTCTTCCGGACTAGCTCTGAATAAATTATTTGATTATATGATGGCAAGCAAACCAATTATCCTTGCTTTTGGAGATATTCCAAACATCGTAAAAAATTCCAGATGCGGCTATTCTGCTCAATACGAGGAGCCTGAATCAATATCAAATGCAATATTAAAACTCTGGGATACTCCGCCAGAAATGCGACAAATAATGGGAGAACGCGGGAAAACATATGTTTTGAATCATCATGCCTATCCAATTTTAGCTCAACGGTTCATCGATATTTTACAAAAAACATTATAA
- a CDS encoding N-acetyltransferase: MQKERNLQGMNVIIEDGAVIDPSVYIGYNVIIHSGVVIGANCKILDGAILGKEPAKAIMSATTSSSVELPPLVVGQGVTVGASCVLYRGADIGDSVFLGDLATVRENVTVGEGTIIGRGATIENKVAIGRRCKIESNAYITAFSAIEDFCFVAPCVIFSNDNFLGRTEERKKHFRGPRLRLGARVGAGAVLLPWVELGEDALVAAGSVVTRDVPARKIVMGCPARVCRDVPTEQLIENQIFYDHDDLNKKG; the protein is encoded by the coding sequence ATGCAAAAAGAAAGGAATCTGCAAGGCATGAACGTCATTATCGAAGACGGGGCTGTAATTGATCCTTCCGTCTATATTGGGTATAACGTTATTATCCACTCAGGCGTTGTTATTGGAGCTAATTGTAAAATACTTGATGGAGCGATCCTTGGAAAAGAGCCAGCAAAAGCGATAATGAGCGCGACAACTAGCAGTTCGGTAGAATTGCCGCCCTTGGTCGTTGGCCAAGGAGTAACAGTTGGTGCTTCCTGCGTATTATACCGTGGAGCAGACATAGGCGATAGTGTTTTTTTAGGCGATTTGGCGACAGTAAGGGAGAATGTAACTGTTGGTGAAGGAACCATTATCGGACGCGGCGCTACGATTGAGAACAAAGTGGCTATTGGGAGACGTTGCAAGATTGAAAGTAACGCCTATATTACGGCTTTTAGTGCTATCGAGGACTTCTGCTTTGTCGCGCCCTGCGTCATTTTCAGCAACGATAATTTCTTAGGAAGAACAGAGGAAAGGAAAAAACACTTTCGTGGGCCACGTCTTCGGCTGGGGGCAAGGGTAGGCGCAGGAGCTGTGTTGCTCCCCTGGGTCGAGCTTGGCGAAGATGCGCTGGTCGCTGCAGGGAGCGTGGTGACCCGTGATGTTCCTGCCCGTAAGATTGTTATGGGGTGCCCTGCGCGCGTGTGTCGTGATGTTCCGACCGAACAGCTAATTGAAAATCAGATTTTTTATGATCATGACGATTTAAACAAGAAAGGGTAG